The following nucleotide sequence is from Arvicola amphibius chromosome 1, mArvAmp1.2, whole genome shotgun sequence.
GATCCTGTCAGAGACAGAAGCCAGGatccacacaggagagagaacatTTGGGGTCTGCCCTTCCAAGTTGACACTTGCTCACTTAATCTagtattttccagttccatccgtTTTCAAGCAGCTTTATTCTCAAGCTAGAGAGAGCTGCCTTGGGAGATTCAATTGATCAAGTCGAACAGGGTTTTTGTTGCCAGTGGCCTGgcttcttccctgccccctgttCTTAAAGAGAAGCATTGTGCTTTGGCAGGAGAATAGCAATGGCTGACAcggagagaaacaggaagaggagaaTAGATGTTTTTCCAGCTTCATTCTTACCGGTCAGAAGAGATACCTTGGCTAGAAATAGAAATGTTTTGGAGACTAGGAACAGTAGGGAGAAGGTATCATAAAATCTACATAGAAATTCTTCTCAGGCAGTTTACCACTAAACTGTGAATGCCCAGATTAGAATATCAGAGCCAAACTagcaaacaacaaagacaaagcaaaactttGAAAGGAGCATAAATAGCTTTTTAATATCTTACAGAATAGAGAGCATCCTTCCCCGCCcccgagacaggctttctctgtgtaatggctctggctgtcctgaaactccagACtagactagaccaggctggccttgaactcacagagatctgcctgcctctgcctcccgagtgctgggattaaaggtatgagccaccaccgtccggcATTGAACCTTTTtacctttttgtgttttttgtttttcctggagcTGAGGACCAAACCAGGGCCTTGCAtttgctagacaagtgctctaccactgggctaaaTCTCCAACCCTAGCCACACTTTTTGAGGGCTTTACTCAGTGGGCACgacctcatttcttcttctttttaacccCTTGAGGGCCATTGTTACTATTCCTTCTTGGAAAGTAATGAATTAAGACAGAGGCCAGCTGATAGGTGGATAATCACACAGCTGGGAGCCGAGCTGTGGTCTCCGACCTCTGCCTGTCTGACTGCTTCCTCACACCGCACCCTCTCCTCTCAGGAGATATCCGGAGCACTGTCACTTACGACCTGGCGTTAGACCCTGGACGCACACAGGCCCGTGTCCGTGCCATCTTTGCAGAGACAAAGAACAACACTCGCCGGAGGGTCCAGGTCCTTGGCTTGGCACGGAAATGTGAAACCCTGAAGCTGCAGTTACCGGTGAGCAGGCAAAGGGCGGAGCTCCtggctggggatggggtggaCTCAGGACACTGCAGAAGGCAGAGCCCCAAATCCCCACTTTCCCTTAGGTCTGTGTGGAGGACTCAGTGAGTCCCATCGTCCTGCGCCTCAACTATACGCTGGTGGGGGAGCCCTTGGGCTTCTCTAGGGATCTCCGGCCCGTTCTGGCTGTAGATGCTCAGAGGCTCTTCACAGCTATGGTGAGTCCTGGAGTTGGGGCCTTGCAGGAgtagagaacagaacagaaagagtttgctgaaacatttttattttatataatttcatttaaacatttttgttgttgttgttgttgtttgtttttgtttttcaagacagggtctctctgtcctGGCatcagctctgtagaccaggttggcctcaaactcacagagatccttctgcctctgcctcatgagtgctgggagtaaaggtgtgcaccaccacctggtgttcatttaaacatttttaaaaaatcgttCCCCTTaaccatttctgtttttttttttcatttcaatgaTGTGCCCTGTCCAGCTTCCCTTTGAGAAGAACTGTGGCAACGACAGCATTTGCCAGGACGACCTCAGCATCACTCTGAGTTCTGTGGGGTGAGTGTCCTTCTGGCATCGCCTCCCTTAAACCTGAATCCTGGTCCCCAAGGGAGCCCAGGCTTCTTCAGAGATATTTGTGCACCACAAGGTTCCTTGTGCCTGCTCTGTTACATTCCTGCCTCTCCAAGTTTCCGCAGCCTGTCTATATCAAACCAGACGTGCTGAGGTGAAGCCCTTGGTACCTCATGGTCTTGTTATTCTCACAGCTGGGACACTTTGGTGGTGGGAGACCCTCGGGACTTCAACCTGAGGGTGACAGTGAGAAATGACGGTGAAGACTCCTACGGGACCACGGCTACCTTCTACTACCCGGCTGGCTTGTCTTACCGGAAGGTGTCAGCGAGTCAGGTAGCCAAATCCTCTCCCGTCTCCGGGCTCTGCTTTCCTCGCCCCTGTGGCTGGCAGTTGAGGGTACTACATTTGCCTGCCTTGGTTCCAGAACCCGCTTACCCAGAAGCCTTGGCGTGTGGCAGCTGAGCCCAGCTCCTCCACTGAAGGGCACCGGGCTCTGAAAAGTACCACCTGGAACATAAATGCCCCCATCTTTCCTGCTAACTCCGAGGTCAGAGCTCCAGCCCCTGCTGTCCTTCTGTTTGCTGTCATCCTAtggaattcttcttcttctcactTCTCCCCATCCTAAGGGAGAAGCCATCCCTTTCTACAAACTGGCTTTATTGATCCCATAAACCTCCCACAGTGTACAATTCAGTGGCGTTTAAGTATTCGCAGAGGTTTGCATCCACCACTCTGCTCAATCTGAGACCTTGCTAATAGCCCCTGGGGCCTCCCAATCCACCTTCTCTGCATGGATTCGCCTCTCCTGGATATCTCTCATCCATAGACACATACAGCGTGGTCCTCTGGGATTGGCTTCTTTTCACCAGCATCGTATTTTCCAGGATCACTTGACTGTCAGTTCTTCTTTTTATTTCCGAACAATATTCTCAGACATGGGCAGGCCATGTCTGATTTATCGCATTCCATGGCTGGTGGGCTGCTGTGCTGTGTTTTCTCTACTATTTTAAATCACCGTTTCCGTTCTCCATCTCTAGGTCACCTTCACTGTCACGTTTGATGTGGACTCCGATGCTTCCCTTGGGAACAAACTGCTCCTCAAGGCCAACGTGACCAGGTACGTTCCCACATTCCGTGGTCACCCTCCCTTCTGAGGCCCAGCCAGGAtgaatcattttcttctctctatcgGTTCTCTGTTTTGATGActttattcattcagcaaactGACTGAGCACGCACCCATGTGCCAGACATTGCTGGGGTCACGGTGGTGGATAAGGCAGTTGTGGTCACCCTCATGGACATTCAGTGGCACGGATAGGCAAGGAAACGGGTGATTACTGTatagtataaaataaatgatgagGGGCTGGGGGAGGTAGGGATGCCCAGTGCTCTGAGAAGATCCCTGAAGGAAACATAATTAGGTTGGGACTAAGTCAAGCAAAGACCTAAAGGTGGGAGGCAGCAAGACCTGGAGCTGGGAGGTATCTGGGCATGCTCCAGAATAgcccgtgagatggctcagtgggtgaagcctGGTGACCTGTGTTCCATCCTTGCAACCCATGTGAAActggaggagagagctgactccatgaagttgtcctctgccttgtAACACATGTGTGGCGCTGTGTATGGACCCTCCTGCCACCCACATCTAAAAATACATAAGAGAGACCGCTGAGATAGCTCCCCAGGCAAGGCTGCCAAAGCCCagtgacccaagttcaatccttagaacccacatggtgggaggagcaAACCAATTCCcagaagttgttttctgacctccaagtgTGTACtgtggcatgtgtacacacacacacacacacacacacacacacacactgtaaaaagGAACAGTAGTTTGAGCACATGAAGCAGGATTTAAAGAGCTGGTGACAGTCAGACATGGCGGTAGCACGGGATCACTGAGGGCGCTGCCAGGAAGTTTGCTGTTTAGACTACTGGAGACACATTGTTACATTTACTTGTATATTAGGGcaagggtgggggctgggaggagcAGTCAGAGGCTGCCGGAGCTGTTGGAGTGAGTAgggcctggggaagcagagatggagaggACGGTGGGGACAGCAGACACGCAGACAGAGTGGATGCAGAGTGGGGGGGACACGGAGAGGATCACTCTCAGTTCTTAGAGCTGGCTGAGGACCTGCTTTCCTTTCAGTGAGAACAACATGTCCAGGACCCACAAAATGGAGGCTCAGTTGGAGTTGCCTGTGAAGTATGCTGTCTACATGGTTGTCACCAGGTGCTGCTCCACCCTGCTCTCCCCTgacagctgtgtgactgtgttCATGAGCTGTTTGTgctgtgtgcatgccatgtgcCTGCGTGgaggaatggtgtgtgtgtgtgtgtgtgtgcgcgcgcgcatgcacacgcGTGTGCGCGCATGCTGAAACCCACACAGAGTCTGACAGACGCTGCCCTCCCTGTGCTCTGTGTATTATGTCCAAGCAGGACACCTTCATGTTCTGTCACCTGttgtctactcttttttttttcttttagtgatgAGAGTTCTACCAAATAcctcaacttcacagcttcagagATGATCAGTCAGGACATACAGCATCAGTACCAGGTGAGGAGCAGGGGAAGCCTGGGtcctgagggatgctgggagggaAGCTGATAtgaagggagggcaggaagcaGTTGCAGGAAACGTGAATACTGTGCTTCCTGTGTGTTGGGCACACTTCTAAGTTTGTTCTATACTCCTCCCTCACagatatgtacacatgtgtgcagacacacaaacagatacacatgcacatacacacactcacatacttacatgcatacatatgcactcaCACCATACATCACATACAgatccacgtgcacacacaaacactcatatgtgcatacacatggatGCACATACTCTCACATATATGCTagtacacagatgcacatgcacattGACAGataatatgtacatacacacagatgcgcgtgcacacacacatacatgcatacacatacagatgcacatccacatgctcacatacacacatgcacacacacggatACACATGTATatccatacactcacacacatacatgcatgcacacacacagatgtacatccacacactcacatacctacatccacacacacacagatgcacatcctctctctctctctctctctctctctttctctctctctctctttctctctctctctcacacacacaccaatgcagtccacacattcacagacacacacacatccacacattcacacacacacagatgcacatctatacattcacacacacggatgcacatccacacattcacacacacacagatgcacatccacacattcacacacacacaggaatgtacatccacacattcacacacacacacacacacacggatgcacatccacacattcacacacacacacacgaatgcacatccacacattcacacacacacacacacatccacacattcatacatacacacatccacacattcacacacacatccacacattcacacacacatacacacggatgaacattcacacactcacacacaaacacttgtatgcacatctacacattcacacacacttatacacattcacacacatggatGCACATGCATatcaacacactcacacaaatacatgcacacacacacacacgccctctGTCAGGACCCTGAACACTCTTGCTGTCCCTTATTtccagatggagaaactgagtcagAGAGACATGAACTATGTCTAAATTCTCACAGCTGTCAAGTGACAGAGCTAGAACTTGAGATGGGCACGTCTATGTTTGGTGTTTGTTTCCGTGCTCCTGTCTCGCAGGAGAGCAGGACGCTTAGGCCTTATTCATGGTCCTGGGCTGTAGGAAATGAGGAGCCAGGTCTGAGAGCCAGCTGGGCCACAAGGCTAGAGCCCTCACCCCCCTCCTTTCTGATGCAGTTCAACAACCTGGGTCAGAGGAGCCTCCCCATCAGTGTGGTCTTCTGGATCCCCGTCCAGCTGAACAAGGTGACCATATGGGATCATCCCCAGGTCATCTTCTCCCAGGTGAGTCCAGCTGGGTCTCCAGAGTTCTCACCTTTTCCCACTCTCCCTTGGGCCCAGGCTGTTACCCTCTGGGTGGGACCAGAgtcctcatttctctctctttttgatgtctgtctttcctcagaaCCTCTCAAGTGCCTGTCACACCGAGCAGAAATCCCCCCTTCACTCCCAGTTCCAGGATGAGCTTGAGAAGACCCCAGTGCTTGTAAGAATATGGTGGACTCCAGCCTCGAGGCCACATGCACGGGCATTGTGGTCTGCCCCAGTCTTAGGCAGCTGTGTCTTTGGCCTTTTCTTCTAGAACTGCTCTGTTGCGGTCTGTAAGAGAATCCAGTGTGACCTCCCATCCTTCAACACTCAGGAAATGTTCAATGTCACCCTCAAGGGCAAACTGTCATTTGACTGGTATATCAAGGTAGGTTGTGTTTTGAGGCTTTCTGGGTATAGCGATACAGCCCAGAGCCAAGGCTTGGTTCTCTGGGTATAGCTATAACAGCCCAGAGCCCAGGCCTGGCTCCCATTCTGTTCTCTCCACAGACTTCTCATAAACACCTCCTGCTTGTGAGCACCGCTGAGATTGTGTTTAATGACTCTGTGTTTGCCCTACTCCCAGGGCAGGGGATGTTTGTGAAGTCCCAGGTACCCGTCTCAGGCACGGTGGAGCGGAGGGGCAGTGGGGCtgctggagggaggaggaagctggacAGCGATCTCATCTCTGGGTTGGCAAGAGAAGCAGATGGGAAGAGAAATGAGGCCCGCAGCTGGCCTTGTGGATTGCAGGGAGGGAGTAGCCCTAGAGCTCAGGGAACTCTCCAGAAATTTGGGGGCATATCTCCCCTGCTGtaccccttttctttcctctctcccctagACGCAGACCAAAGTAGAACCATATGAAGTTCACAACCCTGTTCCACTCATTGTGGGCAGCTCCATTGGGGGACTGGTTCTTTTGGCTCTCATTACTGCCGGCCTGTACAAGGTACTCCTCGATTcatttctgtcccctcccccctccttagCAGCTCCGTCCTTGGGTCTGACTCTCAGTATTGCTGCTCTCTATATGACTTTAGGCCATTGGAGGCTCTTCagacctcagtttctccagttGTAAAACAATAGTATTAACTAACAAAGAAAATGAGCGTAATACGCACAGAACAACTAGGATGGCCCCGGCTTACAAGGGTCACTGTATAAGGAGGCATTCGCCTTGTATTTTATATCTCTTTCCTAGCCTGATGCTGTTTCTCACCCTGCCTGACTTTCcccacctcctgtctcttctctacTCTGCCACTCTGTGTCCCGCTTGGTCATGCTGTCTGATACGGTCTGTGTCTCTCCTGTCCTTCCTGATCTTAACCTGCAGCTGTGGACTCTGTGGCCTTACCCTCTGTCTTTACCCTGACAGTTTGGCTTCTTCAAGCGGCAATACAAGGACATGATGAACGAAGCTGCTCCCCAAGAAGCCCCGCCTCAGTAAAGGCCCTTTCTCCACGGAGCGACCTCTGCAATAGCCAGCAGGTCTGGTCAGACCAACACCCAGGTCCCACGGCTGATGGACAGACATACCCTCTAGGGGACTGTTGCAGTGTGTCTTATACAGGAATGGTttgggacgtgtgtgtgtgtgtatgtgtgtgtgtgtgtgtgtgtgtgtgtggtggggctcAGACATGTCTTGCACGTGGGCAAGGCCTTGAATCCATCCTCTCGGAGGGAAAGGAATCTTTTGGGTTTCCCACTGTGTAAGGGCAAACGCTAATGGACTTTTCTCTGGGCAAGACGATGGGACTTCGTGGGCAAGCATAGTGACGAGATGCTGTGGCTGTCCTCTCTGGAGGAAGTAGTATTTCCCTGCATGGATGAACTGCAGACTTGCAAGAGTCCAGGTACTGAGAATACATGAGAAGCTGGACTTGGACTAGAGAATGGGTGGCCCAACAAAAATGTCCAGTGAAGAATGAGAGATctcccagggactggagagatgacttagtggttaagggcacttgttgctcatgcagaggactgggttcaattcccagtaaccaatAGCAGCTCTTAACAATCTGTCACTCCAAACCCAGGAAGTCTGAGAGATCTCCCACTACCtagttatttattgttttaacatTAATTTAGATATTTAAATTGATTAACCTGTCCACAgtacaaaaaattgaaagacattTGAGAATGTATGGCAAAGGCTGGGGATGGCAGAGATCACACCTGGTCTAAGGCCTTGGGCTCAGCTTACAGCACTGAGGACCAAGGCAAAGCAAAAACCAATCTAAAAAGTGTATCATGAAAGACTCCTTTCTCAGGGGTATTCAAGGCTGTATGGTTAGAACCTACTTCAGAAAGATTGTAggtatctgtacacacacacttgcgtgcacgcgcgcacacacacacagagttttaaacAAACGGTAACATAATTTTGTACTATTATGcatcttgtctttttattaatatgctcaaataattttataagctATAAAATACCGTAGCTGCAGAGTACAGTACTCCCCCATGTGACTATATCAATGTATTTAACCTGTCTCCTTTGCATATATTATTTCCAACTTCTTGCTATCCCAAACAATGCTGAATTAATAAATTGTACATATCTAAGTTTTACATATTTATCACAATAATTGATTGATATATTTCTAGACATTTGACTTCTACTGGAAGTGATACtaagataaaattttagaaaagtcGGGTGGTAgtaatgcctttaattccagcacttgggaggcagaggcaggcagatctctgtgagttcaaggccagcctggtttacagagcgagttccaggaaacaAAAAATTAGAGAGGAAGATGAGCTTTGTGGTGTACACTTATAGTTCTTtctactcagaaggcagaagcaataggcttgtgagttcaagggcagcctgagctacagagtgagttcaaggacagcccaaGTCACTTACCTAGACCTTTCTTGATAAAATAAATGGCTAAACAAGGGTTGGGGCTACAGCTTAGTGACTGAGCACTTGCTTAGCTTGCGCGAGGCCTTAGACTTTATCCTCAGTACCATTCCCAAAGAACTCAAGTGAGAAAGCATCCCACAAAATACCTACAGCTAGAGGGAGTTATCTGGGGAATGGAAGGCAGATGTCAGACCACGGGAGTGCCCTGTGAAGCTCTGGATCTTGATTCTGCTGGGAGACAGTGAATAGCACACACCTGAGTATCATGGGGCAGAAGGAGTGCACATGCACCATTTTCACATAGTCATACAACTGAGgctatataatacacacacacgtgcatgctcgcacacatgcacatgcacacacatgcacacacatgtgtgtgtgggggagagtgTTAATCCCTTAACTCTTCCTGCTTGCAATGAATGTGAGTTGAGTTGGGTCTGGGCCAGAGCCAGAGGTGCTGCCAGTCAGAAGCCTGATGGAAGAGCACAGCTGGAAAGGCCGGTGGGGACTTGGCTGAGGCATTGCCAGCACTGGCTAGCAAGAGCACACACAGGAAAGTCTGATGGCTATTTCTAGATGGCTCTCCATCCTCCAGGGGAAGCCCAGTTCCTATCTCTTGCACCTTTGTGAATGTAGTGACCTCAACCTTAGTCTTGAAagcattttctttggttttatactAGTCTGTCTAAGTAAGTGGCTGCTTCTtcctatttattaatatttaaatttcatttatggGAAAACTGagctcctgcctcatccttccaAGCAGATGCAACTGTAGATGCAAGCTGTCTTGTCCAACTTGGTTTTTTTggtataaaagaaacattatgaatttataataatgtttatatttattataatttattataatgttCCTTGAgatacaagaagaaagaaagccacagGCTGGGTACCAGTTACACCTGTTCCAGATGTGATAGGAAGGGAAGGGTATAGTGAGAAccacaaagatatatatatatatatatatatatatatatatatacatatatatatatatatagagagaggggtACTGAGGAGAATAGACTCATGGAATTGGGGATTGATGGAGTTGGGAGCTGGTCACATGCTATTTCATGCTGTCTGACTCTGGTCTTCACAACCCAGAAGAGCGGGggacttctctttccttttaataGATCACATCAGTAGACAAGAAGCTACACCTTAAGGCCAGTACCCCAAAGCTATTGgtggaatgaattcccacaacagagGGGCTTACTTCTTCCTGGGGAGATGAAGAAAGTTGTGGTTGGTGTATAGTTTGGGTGTGTCATCCTTAGTTGACTTGCCAGGCACTAAGAGATGGAAAGAATCTGGCTATGGTATCCTGAAGTGGGGGCCTTTGGAAGTGATTAGAATTAGATGAGGTCATGGGGCAGAGTTGCCACAATGCAATCCtggttggctttttaaaaagagggagagTTCTCTTGGTACAGACCGAGGTCTTCCTACCTCATTTATTACTGTCTCTCCagacttactcttttttttaaactttattttttatgtgcattggtgtgaaggtgtcagatcccctgcaactggatcttcagacagttgtgagctgccatgttggtgctgggaattgaacccaggttctctggaagagcagtcagtgcttttaaccactgacccatctctccagccctccagacTTACTCTTACATAGTCAGACTttcctttgggctgccagctcccaaaggatgacacagagacttcttattaattatgaaagcttggccttagcttaggcttgttcccaactagctcttataacttaaattaacccattaatattaactacattctgccacatggctcattacctctcctccatactgTACTTCTGACTCTTTCTGTGTCAATCTAGCAAATCCCATGCGGCTCAGATTCTTCCCTGAGTTCCTCTCTACCTGGAAGTCCCTCCTATCCTCTcttgcctcactattggccattcagctctttattaaaccaatcagaaggtgcgttggcagagacacatcttcagaCTGTACCACACTCTTAGTCCTGCTGCAACCTGCCTACATGAGCCTCTTCCTACCACACCTTCATTCTTTGGAGATGCCGCCTCTCAGAGTGGTCTCAGGATCTCCCTAACTCTTTATCACTGTCCCCCTCGGCCTTTCCTCCAACCCCGTCTTCACCCCTTTGTGTCACCCACCAATGCACCAACCCACGGCCACCACACTTGCCTAGGATTCCAACTGGGCAACAGCAACCACAGGACAGAAGACCCACACAACAAAGATGAGACCCAATATCTACACCAAGAAATAATCCAAGCATCCTAGCTCCAGATGCCTAGATcccaaagcaaaaacacaaacacaaacacccaGCACAATAtgcctcctccagaagccagcaGCCATATTGGAATAGGTTCCGAGGAGAGCCATTTAGCAGAAGCACAGGGCAGTTGTTGGGAGAGTTGTGCTGGCTGGCAGAGGCTGTAGTCTGCCATAGCCTGGCAGCTCTCTCTTAGCTTAACAATATGGAGACCCCATCCCTCCCCAGCAAAGTTTCTTGCTCTCTACCTAGCCTTATCTGGAGCATGTCCCTGGGCCTGGGGGACTAACCTTATCTGAAAGCTGCCTGTCTCTAAAACCAGATGCCTGACTTACCTTTAGCTTGAACACTGACACAGATCCCTGCTAGAAGGCTCCCTTGCTGCATATACTAGGAACCTTATGATAGGAGCGTGCCTCTTAGTGCATATTAGGTGATGCCCCTGCCACTGTCCCCAGCCTTTATATTTCCCATTTATTTCTGGAACAAAGTGGAGTTGTAACACTTAACTGTCTTCCCAGAGAGCTCACAAGTCGTGGGACCCTGCTCACTCGTTCcgctccttcttccctctcagaCAGCCACTGACAATCCTGAGGAGCTGCACATGGGGCTCCAGCCCGACCcagctggctttcttttcttttttccccaagcctctgagcgagtttggaattttcctgttgtagcctctctgaaacagtctccagctgccaccccaaactccagaagcacctgggttCCAAACACTACAGGACTCACCTGCCCTAGACCGGCTGGTTCTGCTTTCAGGCAATCCCCTACCACATGTGCTTTTTCTGAACAATCCCTGGTGTGTTTTTCAGAcagcttgtttctctctctctctctctctctctctctctctctctctctctctctctctctctctctctctctctctccccccccccccgccatgggTTGTGGGCTCTCCCTGAACTCCCTTCTTGGgttgctgccaaactaggtagctgtcTTGAAATCCAGTCAAGCTTTACTGTTCCACACAACAGCAATCAGCCTCACGTCTTCATCAACATCGTCAGTAGATTTAGTAAGACAATTGGGAACCCTTAAAGagaggaattagttaaaaagaGAAGGTTTTTTCCTACATTAAAGCATGGGGAAAACAATTACAACGGAGGTATTTGgatctctgtatgataatatgttagtttgaaaatggaatgattaaatctaatttagatgggatttatgtaatgttaATTGTAAACATtgtcagctttatcatttttgttttatcactaaaaaagttgATTACTTTGAGTGCTAATATACAGGCtttagaaaaacctaataaaacagaagacagagatatTAAAATTCAGACAGAgggatttaatggagaaccaatttcagcattgcattataagaatagaaaggaacagcctaaggttttcaaacagcCAAACTTAATATAGCTAGCAATCTTACAGAaattgccaaatggcagaggctctgttacagctaagtgaactcctgtgccaatgttagatttaaagaGATTAAAGGAAGCAATAATCTCAAATGTAATGCATTCaccttttccaaagcaaatgttaaacttgtggtcaCTGTGCAAAAGAATTATCCTTAAAGACTAGACAGAATGGTTAAaggtgttttagagcctggtccacaattacaatggagtacctgACTCAGAAAAgaggctaagattattgaacaacagagtaaagctagaggtagggAAATCTCCAAAGATCAAATTCACagagaaggagattatgctactatagaaaggcaggctgtatatgatgaccacatcctggatttatgccacacagcagctttgaatgcttgggacagagttggagaaataggaaagaaaattgagtcatttactaaagttatacaggacCCAACGAAAGTCTTTAcaaatttcttacaaagattgacttcaacagtaaatagaatgataccaaattcagaagttaaacaaataataattgaatatctggcttttgaaaatgccaattctctATGCATATTACCATCCAAACAttcccctacagaaattttaatgcaaagggaagatgtTATCTTAAAATGGGTCTTCTTACCACATAAGCtgagtaaaaacttaaaaatttatgtggaaaaggtctaaTTATAAACTGAGGCTTTGTCAATTAGCAGTAATAGACCCAGCAAAAATTATAGTATCTTTTAATAATGATggaattgacaaattatgggaagaaagtgaaccctgtcaaagagcttgtagtaattttttgggagagattaacaataTCTGTcctaaaagcaagagaattca
It contains:
- the Itgam gene encoding LOW QUALITY PROTEIN: integrin alpha-M (The sequence of the model RefSeq protein was modified relative to this genomic sequence to represent the inferred CDS: inserted 1 base in 1 codon; deleted 1 base in 1 codon; substituted 1 base at 1 genomic stop codon), giving the protein MVLTVMAFKFLLVTALALCHGFNLDTENPMTFQEKARGFGQSVVQLSDSRVAVAAPQEAKDVNQTGGLYQCDYSTSRCEPISLKVPPEAVNMSLGLSLATSTDPSQLLACGPTVQQTCKENTYVKGLCFLFSSNLMQPPQQFPEALRGYMAACRWQEQDFMQPLTLGVGACVCWYAPPNLASSQTGISQRCVIFPHLFQIGSYFGASLCSVDMDGDGNTNLILIGAPHYYEQTXGGQVSVCPCLEGXRARWRCEAILHGEQGHPWGRFGAALTVLGDVNGDKLTDVAIGAPGEQENQGAVYIFHGASTVSISTPHSQRIAGAGFSPKLQYFGQSLSGGKDLTMDGLTDLAVGAQGHLLLLRAQPVLRLEATMEFIPNILARSVFECQNQASRNKDAGEVRVCLRVRKSTRDRLQEGDIRSTVTYDLALDPGRTQARVRAIFAETKNNTRRRVQVLGLARKCETLKLQLPVCVEDSVSPIVLRLNYTLVGEPLGFSRDLRPVLAVDAQRLFTAMLPFEKNCGNDSICQDDLSITLSSVGWDTLVVGDPRDFNLRVTVRNDGEDSYGTTATFYYPAGLSYRKVSASQNPLTQKPWRVAAEPSSSTEGHRALKSTTWNINAPIFPANSEVTFTVTFDVDSDASLGNKLLLKANVTSENNMSRTHKMEAQLELPVKYAVYMVVTSDESSTKYLNFTASEMISQDIQHQYQFNNLGQRSLPISVVFWIPVQLNKVTIWDHPQVIFSQNLSSACHTEQKSPLHSQFQDELEKTPVLNCSVAVCKRIQCDLPSFNTQEMFNVTLKGKLSFDWYIKTSHKHLLLVSTAEIVFNDSVFALLPGQGMFVKSQTQTKVEPYEVHNPVPLIVGSSIGGLVLLALITAGLYKFGFFKRQYKDMMNEAAPQEAPPQ